A region of the Polaribacter sp. L3A8 genome:
AACCGTTTACGTAAGCGCTCTCATTTCGATATTATTATTGAATCTGCAGAACCACGTGAACCACATCATTTTGCTACTTTATTTGGTTATGGCGCAAGTGCCGTAAACCCATATATGGTAAACGAAATTATCAGAATGCAAGTTAAAGAAGGCTTCATTACTGGTATGGACGAGCAAAAAGCGGTTGATAATTTTAACAAAGCAATCGGAAAAGGAATTTTAAAAGTAATGAACAAAATAGGAATCTCTACTTTGCATTCTTATAGAGGTTCTCAAATTTTCGAAATCGTAGGATTCAATACTCCTTTTGTAGAAAAATACTTCCCATATACTGCTTCAAGAATAGAAGGTATTGGTTTGTATGAAATAGAAAAAGAAATAGATCAACGTTACAAACAAGCATATCCAGATAATCAAATTGATAAAAACTTAGGTTTAAATGTTGGTGGAGATTATAGATGGAGAAGAAATAGTGAACGTCACTTATTTAACCCAACAACGGTTGCAAAATTACAGCAAGCTGTAAGATTAAGTGATCAAGGAAGTTATGACGTTTACGCAAAAGCAATTAACGAACAGTCAGAAAGTTTAATGACCATTCGTGGTTTGTTTCAGTTCGATAACTTAGATCCAATTCCGTTAGAAGAAGTAGAACCTTGGACAGACATCGTAAAACGTTTTAAAACGGGAGCAATGTCTTACGGATCTATCTCTAGAGAAGCGCACGAAAACTTAGCTATTGCCATGAACAGAATTGGTGGTAAATCTAATTCTGGTGAAGGTGGTGAGGACAGAAAACGTTTTCAAAAAGATATCAATGGAGATAGTAGAAACTCTGCTATTAAGCAAGTAGCATCTGGTAGATTTGGGGTAACCTCTCATTATTTAACAAATGCAAAAGAGATTCAAATAAAAATGGCTCAAGGAGCTAAACCTGGTGAAGGTGGTCAATTACCTGGAGAAAAAGTATACCCTTGGATTGCTGCTGTACGTAATTCAACTCCTTTTGTAGGATTGATTTCTCCTCCTCCACATCACGATATTTACTCTATTGAAGATTTAGCACAATTAATCTACGATTTAAAAAATGCAAATCGCGAAGCTAGAATTAATGTAAAATTAGTTTCAGAAGTTGGTGTAGGTACCATTGCAGCAGGTGTTGCAAAAGCAAAAGCAGATGTTGTTTTAATATCTGGTTATGATGGTGGCACAGGAGCTTCTCCGCTTACCTCATTAAAACATGCTGGTTTACCTTGGGAACTTGGTTTAGCAGAAGCACAACAAACATTAGTTCTTAATGATTTAAGAAGTAGAATTGTTGTAGAATGTGATGGTCAGTTAAAAACGGGTAGAGATGTTGCTATCGCTGCATTATTAGGTGCTGAGGAATTCGGTTTTGCAACTGCTCCTTTAGTAGCTTCTGGTTGTATTATGATGCGTAAGTGTCACTTAAATACATGTCCGGTTGGTATTGCAACTCAAGATAAAGAGTTACGTAAAAACTTTAAAGGAACACCAGAACATGTAATTAACTTCTTCTTTTACATTGCAGAAGAATTAAGAACAATTATGGCACAACTTGGTTTTAGAACCTTAGCCGAAATGGTTGGTCAGACTCATAAAATTAACGCAAATCATGCTATTAAGCATTATAAAGCAAAAGGTTTAGATTTATCTAGCATTTTACACAGACCAACTTCTTATAGAAGTATGACTGTTAGAAATACAGAAAGTCAAGATCATAATTTAGAAAACGTTTTAGACTTTACTATCTTAAAAGACTCACATAGAGCTTTATATAGAAAAGAAAAAATGAACTTAGCATACCCAATTAAAAACACAAACAGAACTGTTGGAGCAATTGTTAGTAATGAAATCTCTAAAATTTACGGTCATTTAGGTTTACCTGAAGATACCTTAAACATCAACTTTACAGGTTCTGCAGGACAAAGTTTTGGAGCTTTTGGTGCACACGGATTAACATTTACAATAGAAGGGAATACAAACGATTATTTAGGAAAAGGTTTATCTGGAGCTAAATTAATTGTTAAGAAACCAGCAAAAGCAGACTTCTTAGCAGAAAACAATATCATTGTTGGTAATGTTTGTATGTTTGGTGCTGTAGCAGGACAAGCATACATTAACGGAATTGCAGGAGAACGTTTTGCAGTACGTAACTCTGGTGCAACTGCGGTTGTAGAAGGTGTTGGAGATCACTGTTGTGAATATATGACAGGTGGTAAAGTAGTTGTTCTTGGAAAAACAGGAAGAAACTTTGCTGCAGGTATGAGTGGTGGTATTGCATATGTATACGACCCAGAAAACAAATTTATAAACGGTCTTTGTAATACTGAAACTATAGAATTCGAAGAAATTTCTGAAGAAGTAGCAGCAGAATTAAAAGCAACGATAGAAAAACACGTTTTATATACAGATAGTCAAAAAGGTGCTGCCTTGTTAGCGGATTGGGATACAAGTTTAACAAACTTTGTAAAAGTGATGCCAACTGAATACAAAAAAGCATTAAAACGTATAGAAACAGAAGAACCAATGTTCGAAGAACTAACAATAGCATAATCTCATGGGAAAAATAACAGGATTTAAAGAATTTGAAAGACAAGATGAAACCTATACTTCTGTAAAAGATCGTGTAAAAAATTACAAAGAATTTACGGTTCCTCTTTCTGAAGAAGAAAAAAAGAATCAAGGTTCACGTTGTATGGATTGTGGTATTCCCTTCTGTCATAGTGGTTGTCCATTAGGAAATCTAATTCCAGATTTCAATCACATGGTACATCAAGGAGAATGGAAAAAAGCTTCGTGGATATTACATTCTACAAACAATTTTCCAGAATTTACAGGTCGCTTATGCCCTGCTCCGTGTGAACAAGCATGTGTATTAGGTATCATTGAAGACCCTATTTCTATTGAAGATATAGAAAAAAACATTGTAGAACGTGCCTTTAAAGAAGGTTGGATTAAACCTCAACCTCCAAAAAATAGAACAGGTAAAACAATTGCAGTTGTTGGCTCTGGACCAGCAGGATTGGCAACAGCACAACAATTAAACAGAGCTGGTCATACTGTTACTGTTTTTGAAAGAGATGATGAAGTTGGTGGTTTATTACGTTACGGAATTCCTAACTTTAAGTTAGAAAAAGGAATTATAGATAGAAGAGTTGCTATTTTAGAAGCAGAAGGAATTATCTTTAAAACGAACGTAAACGTAGGCGTTAACTATAAAGTAAAAGACCTAAAAGCTTTTGATAGTATAGTTTTATGTGGTGGATCTACAGAAAGACGTAGCTTACCAACACCAGGTATAGATGCCGATGGTGTTGTACAAGCAATGGATTTTTTAACACAACAAACAAAAGTTGTACTTGGTAAAGAAGTAAAAGACCAAGTATTAGCTACCGACAAAGACGTAATTGTAATTGGTGGTGGAGATACAGGTTCAGATTGTATTGGTACATCAAATAGACACGGAGCAAAATCTGTTGTTAACTTTGAAATTATGCCAAAACCTCCAGGACACCGTTCACCAACAACTCCTTGGCCTTTTTGGCCATTACAATTAAAAACATCTTCTTCTCATAAAGAAGGAGTAGAACGTAATTGGCTAATCAACACAAAGGAATTTGTAAAAGATGAAAACGGAAAATTAATTGCTTTAAAAACAGTTAATGTTGAGTGGAAAATGGTACCAGGAGAAAGACCTCAATTAATTGAAATTGCGGGTACAGAAAAAACTTGGCCATGTGATTTAGCTTTACTAGCTCTTGGTTTTACTGGACCAGAAAGCACTTTAGCAGACAAATTAGGTCTTAACAAAGATGCTCGCTCTAACTACAAAGCAGAATACGGAAAATATCAAACAAACGTAAAAAACATTTTTACTGCCGGAGATATGCGTCGTGGACAATCTTTAATTGTATGGGCAATATCAGAAGGTAGAGAAGCTGCAAGACAAGTAGATTTATTCTTAATGGGTAAAACAGAATTACCTACCAAAGATGCTTCTGGCGATTTAGTTGCTATGTAAGAATCTAAAAAATATATTTTATAAAAGGCATCAGTAATACTGATGCCTTTTTTGTGTTTATACAATCTATTTTTTCAGGGCGTGCCCATTTTTAAAGAACACTGTTTATTAACAATAAGATGTAGCAGAAAATGGTCAGGCAATCCATTACAAGTCCTCGCTCGTTCCTCACTGTGGGCTTTTCATTGCTATCCTTCACGCAAAAAGAGGACTCTTAAGAAGATTAAAAATTATCATTTTAGAATTTATCCTAAAAAAATTATACTTTTATAAGGTTTTCAACTTGCACCCTATTTACTATCTCTGTATAAATATCCTCTGAATTTTCAGGAACCTCTAAAGAAACAATTAATGAATATCTCATTTTTTCATTGAATCTATTCATTTTCTTAAGGTTTTTCCACCAACCAGAAGCTTGTGGACAAACCGCTACATACTCACAATTAGATGCATCTGCTGCTGTAAGTGTACAACTATTACTATGTACAGAACCTTTGAAAACATTATTTTTACCTAGATCCCAAGGTATATTTGTCTTTTTACTAAAATACCCATCAGGTAATCCTTTATTTTTATCTATACCCAATGCTTCTTTTATTTTATTTCTTGGCATATTATTTATACTGAGCATAAAATTATCTGGATCATCGTTAGCTGGCATTAAAGAAAATTTTAAAGCCGCAGATTGGTATGAATACTTCGTTGAATAGCCTTTTTCTCCTGGGTTAGGTTCGATAAAATACGATAGTGTAATCTTAATTTTAACTTCAGCTTCTGCCATTGATTGTAATGTTTCTTTAGGCCAAGGAAACTGATAAAAATGAACGTCTTTTGTTTTAATTGAACCATCTAAATCTTTAAAGTAAGGCTGAATTTCTTCTTCCGAAATAAAGGTCAAAAAATTAGTTTTACTCTCTTTAGCTTTTATCAAATCTGGAACTCCATAGCCATATGTTCTTAACATTAAAATCTTAGATTTTTGAGAGGAATCATAATTCAATTGAGATTTCATTTCATCAGTCCAAGATGCAGAATGAATCATTAAACCTCTTAATGTTTCTTCCCAAGCTTCATTATAAACATTTCTTAATTCAGCCATAAAATTAGATGCCAAAGCAGTTGCTGCACTAGTAGCATTAATAGTAGAAAACTCATTGAAACTAGTAACTTGTGGTGAAGTTGTTAATAATTCTAAATCCTCATCTCCATCAATATCTCCATTTTTTCTTATAATTAAATTACCTCCTTCGAATACAACATCTGGTTTTATTGGCCAGCTTGGTTCCCAAGCACTTGAAGTTCTACTAAATGGAGATAACTCGTTAACTTGAGCCAACATATCTAAATTTGGTAAAATTTTCTGTGTATAAGCCCCTACTGTTATAGCATTCCAAGATTGAGCTGGATTAAATATTTGAGAATTTAAATTACTTTCTGGATAATCTTTATACTCGTATTCTTTTTGAACATTTCCTGCACTGATCAAGAAAACTTTCTTATCCTCATTATCTTCCCCGAATACATTTCGATCTATAATGGCAGACCAAGCTGAAGGCTTTCCAAAATCAAAATCAACTTGACTACTTATTGCAAAACAAAAAATTCGTTTAAAACTAGGATTATTAATTATTGCTGTTTTTATAGCAAAATCGGTATAAAAAGGCAATCTAGAATCGTCTTTCCAACCATTTGGTGGAATGATTTTAACCGATTCTAACCGATGGTTAATCTCTTTATCTTCTAAGGATTCTAACAACATCTTTAAATCTCCATATACAGCAACTCCTGACATTTTCGTACCATGCCCTCGAGCTCCAATATCATTAACTCCCCAATTTATATTACATGTTAACTTATCGTTATCCGACAAAACGGGTGATATTAAGGGGTTTCCGTTATTCACACCAGAATCAATAACAGTTATATAGTTATTTGTATCAGTATTAAAACTCACTCTTTCAATTAAATCTTTAACCCATTCTTCACTTTCCTTCCAGCCAGAATCCAACCAATACGAATTCAACTCTTCTGATTTTCTAATTTCTGCAATAAAAGGGAAAGAATTAATCAACTCTTCTAATTCCTCTAAATTTACTTTTACACTAATGATACTTCTTTCAGGAAAAAAAAGAACATTATCATCAAATTGAATATCATTAACTAATAATATTGGTTTTATATGTTCTATTTGGTAATCATCAATGTTTTCCTCTATTGAAAACCAAAGTTCAACCCAACTTCTCACTTCTTTATTAGGGATAAAGTCAGGGTTCCCTACCCAGAAATCAAAGAAGGAAGATTTATAGAAACTATCAATTCTATTGATAAAATACTTTGAAGCAGGCTCTCCTTTCCTAGTGGATTGATTTAAATATTTATCAACTGTTTTAAGAAGGTTTTCTTTTTTGTCTTCAGGTAAAAAAACAGTAGCTGTTTGAATTTTACTCTTTGGATCGTATTTAACATTTAACAGCTCTCCTCCACTTGTTCTACTATTGAATGAATCCAAAGCAAGTGAACTTTTTTCTGCACTTGAAAAACTTATGTACTCTCCATTTCTAATTGGAAGGTCTTTATTTATTCTATTTTGAATATCAATATTATAATTTTCCCAAATAGAATTAATACCGTCCTTAAGATAGTTTCCTTGAATAACCCTATCTTTTTCAGGAACAGGATTACTAGTAGGAGGTATATTTATTGGAATACTAGAGTATCTTGATTTAGTGTGTATATTTTTTATAAATAGATGGGATTTTTTTTCTTTCATAACAATTAATACATGTTGTAAACCATTAGAGTGAACCGAAAAATCCGAAATGAATTCAAGAAAAGTAATTTATTTTTCAGAGGTCAGTATTTAAATTCATATCTTTAAAGTCAATAAATAGAGTATTATTATGAATATATTTAAAGGACAAAATCTTCTAGAGTTTGCTGATCGGTTTAAAACGGATGAAGATTGCAAGAAATACTTGGCAGATATTAAATGGAAAGATGGATTTCAATGTGTTAAATGTGGTCATAACAAGGCTCAAATAAGAAAAGATTTTTCACGTACATGTAATATTTGTTCTCATCAAGAATCATCTACCTCAAACACACTTTTTCACAAGGTAAAGTTTGGTGTTAGAAAAGCTTTTTTTATTGTTTTTGAAATGAGTACAAGTACTAAAAGCCTTTCTGCTAGTTATGTTGCAGTTCGTTTTAGCGTAACAGAAAAGACAGCCCGTTTATTTATGCTCAAAATTAGAGAAGCAATGGAAAGTAGTGGAAATAGTCCTATGACTGGTATTGTTCATGTAGATGAATTTGTTTTGGGTGGACGAGAAAAAGACAAAGTAGGAAGAAGTTATAATGCTAAGAAAAAGAAAGCTATAACTGCTGTTGAACTAACTCAAGATGGAAAAGTTAAAAGAATGTATGCCATGAGAATCGAAGATTTTTCAGCTAGTTCTTTGCAATATATTTTTGTGAATCATATCAGTCGAAAAGCTAAAGTGATAACCGACAAATGGAGAGGTTACAGGCCTATTGCTAAAGTTTATAATATTACTCAAATAGAAAGTAATGGTGGTATGAATTTTAAAGCACTTCATACAATGATTCATCAAGTGAAATCTTGGATAAGAACAACGTATTCTTGGGTTAGTGACTTTAATCTAAATAGATATTTTAATGAATTTTGTTTTAGAATTAATCGATCACAAAGTAAAGCAACAATATTCAATAACTTAATAACTAAAATGGTTGAAAAGGAGAAAGTAGAACATCACAAAATTATATGTAACTAACTACTGACCTCTATTATTTTTTATTAATAGCTTTAGTTGTTAGCTCTTGCGAAAAACTAAAAAATTGTGACGAATCTTTTAAAATAACCGATTCTATGTTACTTAACGCAAAAGCAAATAAAACGATTAGTTTTAAAGCAATTAAACTGAAAAACTTGCCTTGCGAACTTTTTGAATTAGATGAATTAGAAGAGTTGGATTTATTTAATACCGACTTAAAATCACTGACATCTGATATTGGAAATTTAGAAAACTTAAAACGACTAAATTTATCTTGGAATGAAATTAGCTCATTCCCAACGGAACTGTTTGAATTAAAAAAATTAGAAATTTTAACAATCTATGGTGCACCTAAAGAGGATTTAGAACTACCAAATATCAGTGGAATTGAAAAGTTAAACAAACTCAAAGAATTAGATTTAAGTAGCTATACTTTTAAAATTTTGCCATCGGAAATTATTGAAATAAAATCTCTTGAAAAACTGAATTTAAGTTCAGTAGGCTTGACTAAAATCCCAGATGAAATAGGAAATCTAATAAATTTAAAAAAGTTATCTATTCAAGTAAACCCAGAAATAGAAGAATTACCGAAATCAATGAGAAAATTGATAAATCTTAAAGAATTGTGGATATTTTAGCCCCCAATAAGTTCGGAGTGATATTTTAAATTTCAAAACTAATATATTTGAGATATGAAATACAAGAAATGGACTTTAGAACAGAAGTTAGAAATACTATCTGTTTCCGAAGAAATAGGTATCGTTGAGGCCTGCCGAAAATACAGCGTAAGTACTGGCACTTTCTATAGTTGGAAAAAGAAGTTTGAGCACAAAGGAGAAGCAGGTTTAAAAGTTACCTATGACACTAAAAGTAAAGAACTTAAAGCAGCTGAAGAAGAGAATCGAGTGTTACGAAAATTGCTGAGTGATAGAGAAATCGAGCTTGAAGTGCAACGTGAGCTTTTAAAAAAAAAGTTTGGGACGTCCGATCCAAGAAAGATCTAGTAGACACTATTTATAACAAACATAAAATCTCTAAGGCTAAGATTATAAAGATGGTTGGTATTGTATCGAGTAGCTATTATAGAGAACCTAGTGGCGGTAAAAAAGGAAATAAGCCATCTAAAGAGACTTTCCACAAGACTAAAGGTTTTGTATTACAAGACGCTGTAGTTGTGTCTATAAAAGAGATTTTAAAGCACGAGTTTATAGATTGTGGTTATCGATTAATGACCAGCTATTTAACTAGAGATGGTTACACTATCAATCATAAAAAGTTGTATAGAATTATGAAGGAAGAAGGCTTGTTGAAACTTGATAATAGGATAGATAGAAGTGGTTCTGGACGCAAGTTTGTAAAGTTTAGAAAGGTGCAAACTTCTAGACCTTTAGAATGCCTGGAGATGGATATAAAGATGGTTTGGATACCAAGTGTAGGAAAGAATGCTTATTTACTATCAGTTATTGACGTTCACACTCGAAGAATAGTAAAAGACTATTTTTCTTTTACTATTAAACAAAATCACGTTATAGCGCTACTTTCTGAGTTGTTTGAAAATTATGACTACCCTCAA
Encoded here:
- the gltB gene encoding glutamate synthase large subunit, whose protein sequence is MEKQGLYLPEFEHENCGAGFICNLNGEKTNQIIHDALEILVKLEHRGGVSADGKTGDGAGILIDIPHDYFKRVCDFPIPEQREYAVGMVFLPKVTNQYDYCKTTFENEIKEQGLAILGWREVPVDPSQLGEIALASEPNIEQLFIGKTTDIDEASFKAKLYAARKIAEHTIRKSKISESKYFYIPSLSLTTIIYKGIIMPEDIGPYYKDLQEIDLVTRLALVHQRFSTNTMPTWELAQPFRHMCQNGEINTLRGNVSRMRVREEIMKSDVFGPQIDKLFPIILPGKSDSASMDMVVELLTHTGRSLPEIMMMMIPEAWEKHKTMSKERKAFYEYNGCIMEPWDGPASVPFTDGDIIGALLDRNGLRPSRYTVTKSGSLIMSSEIGVVDVAPEDVKEHGRLEPGKMFLVDMNEGRIIQDEEIKSKIVSERPYQEWLDNTRLHLKDVPYDGETCPIESIDVKTRQRLFNYTFEDIQEVITPMAIVGKEALGSMGIDTPLAVLSDRPQLISNYFKQLFAQVTNPPLDGIREEIVTDISLNLGKDRNIFSITDRQCRKLRIQNPVISNADLEKIRSIDIESFKAATIQILYPKAQGLNGLEDALDNIIIQVEKALEEKNNIIILSDRGVNQELAPIPALLACSFVNHQLNRLRKRSHFDIIIESAEPREPHHFATLFGYGASAVNPYMVNEIIRMQVKEGFITGMDEQKAVDNFNKAIGKGILKVMNKIGISTLHSYRGSQIFEIVGFNTPFVEKYFPYTASRIEGIGLYEIEKEIDQRYKQAYPDNQIDKNLGLNVGGDYRWRRNSERHLFNPTTVAKLQQAVRLSDQGSYDVYAKAINEQSESLMTIRGLFQFDNLDPIPLEEVEPWTDIVKRFKTGAMSYGSISREAHENLAIAMNRIGGKSNSGEGGEDRKRFQKDINGDSRNSAIKQVASGRFGVTSHYLTNAKEIQIKMAQGAKPGEGGQLPGEKVYPWIAAVRNSTPFVGLISPPPHHDIYSIEDLAQLIYDLKNANREARINVKLVSEVGVGTIAAGVAKAKADVVLISGYDGGTGASPLTSLKHAGLPWELGLAEAQQTLVLNDLRSRIVVECDGQLKTGRDVAIAALLGAEEFGFATAPLVASGCIMMRKCHLNTCPVGIATQDKELRKNFKGTPEHVINFFFYIAEELRTIMAQLGFRTLAEMVGQTHKINANHAIKHYKAKGLDLSSILHRPTSYRSMTVRNTESQDHNLENVLDFTILKDSHRALYRKEKMNLAYPIKNTNRTVGAIVSNEISKIYGHLGLPEDTLNINFTGSAGQSFGAFGAHGLTFTIEGNTNDYLGKGLSGAKLIVKKPAKADFLAENNIIVGNVCMFGAVAGQAYINGIAGERFAVRNSGATAVVEGVGDHCCEYMTGGKVVVLGKTGRNFAAGMSGGIAYVYDPENKFINGLCNTETIEFEEISEEVAAELKATIEKHVLYTDSQKGAALLADWDTSLTNFVKVMPTEYKKALKRIETEEPMFEELTIA
- a CDS encoding glutamate synthase subunit beta; protein product: MGKITGFKEFERQDETYTSVKDRVKNYKEFTVPLSEEEKKNQGSRCMDCGIPFCHSGCPLGNLIPDFNHMVHQGEWKKASWILHSTNNFPEFTGRLCPAPCEQACVLGIIEDPISIEDIEKNIVERAFKEGWIKPQPPKNRTGKTIAVVGSGPAGLATAQQLNRAGHTVTVFERDDEVGGLLRYGIPNFKLEKGIIDRRVAILEAEGIIFKTNVNVGVNYKVKDLKAFDSIVLCGGSTERRSLPTPGIDADGVVQAMDFLTQQTKVVLGKEVKDQVLATDKDVIVIGGGDTGSDCIGTSNRHGAKSVVNFEIMPKPPGHRSPTTPWPFWPLQLKTSSSHKEGVERNWLINTKEFVKDENGKLIALKTVNVEWKMVPGERPQLIEIAGTEKTWPCDLALLALGFTGPESTLADKLGLNKDARSNYKAEYGKYQTNVKNIFTAGDMRRGQSLIVWAISEGREAARQVDLFLMGKTELPTKDASGDLVAM
- a CDS encoding S8 family peptidase; the protein is MDSFNSRTSGGELLNVKYDPKSKIQTATVFLPEDKKENLLKTVDKYLNQSTRKGEPASKYFINRIDSFYKSSFFDFWVGNPDFIPNKEVRSWVELWFSIEENIDDYQIEHIKPILLVNDIQFDDNVLFFPERSIISVKVNLEELEELINSFPFIAEIRKSEELNSYWLDSGWKESEEWVKDLIERVSFNTDTNNYITVIDSGVNNGNPLISPVLSDNDKLTCNINWGVNDIGARGHGTKMSGVAVYGDLKMLLESLEDKEINHRLESVKIIPPNGWKDDSRLPFYTDFAIKTAIINNPSFKRIFCFAISSQVDFDFGKPSAWSAIIDRNVFGEDNEDKKVFLISAGNVQKEYEYKDYPESNLNSQIFNPAQSWNAITVGAYTQKILPNLDMLAQVNELSPFSRTSSAWEPSWPIKPDVVFEGGNLIIRKNGDIDGDEDLELLTTSPQVTSFNEFSTINATSAATALASNFMAELRNVYNEAWEETLRGLMIHSASWTDEMKSQLNYDSSQKSKILMLRTYGYGVPDLIKAKESKTNFLTFISEEEIQPYFKDLDGSIKTKDVHFYQFPWPKETLQSMAEAEVKIKITLSYFIEPNPGEKGYSTKYSYQSAALKFSLMPANDDPDNFMLSINNMPRNKIKEALGIDKNKGLPDGYFSKKTNIPWDLGKNNVFKGSVHSNSCTLTAADASNCEYVAVCPQASGWWKNLKKMNRFNEKMRYSLIVSLEVPENSEDIYTEIVNRVQVENLIKV
- a CDS encoding IS1595 family transposase produces the protein MNIFKGQNLLEFADRFKTDEDCKKYLADIKWKDGFQCVKCGHNKAQIRKDFSRTCNICSHQESSTSNTLFHKVKFGVRKAFFIVFEMSTSTKSLSASYVAVRFSVTEKTARLFMLKIREAMESSGNSPMTGIVHVDEFVLGGREKDKVGRSYNAKKKKAITAVELTQDGKVKRMYAMRIEDFSASSLQYIFVNHISRKAKVITDKWRGYRPIAKVYNITQIESNGGMNFKALHTMIHQVKSWIRTTYSWVSDFNLNRYFNEFCFRINRSQSKATIFNNLITKMVEKEKVEHHKIICN
- a CDS encoding leucine-rich repeat domain-containing protein; translated protein: MLLNAKANKTISFKAIKLKNLPCELFELDELEELDLFNTDLKSLTSDIGNLENLKRLNLSWNEISSFPTELFELKKLEILTIYGAPKEDLELPNISGIEKLNKLKELDLSSYTFKILPSEIIEIKSLEKLNLSSVGLTKIPDEIGNLINLKKLSIQVNPEIEELPKSMRKLINLKELWIF
- a CDS encoding transposase, with the protein product MKYKKWTLEQKLEILSVSEEIGIVEACRKYSVSTGTFYSWKKKFEHKGEAGLKVTYDTKSKELKAAEEENRVLRKLLSDREIELEVQRELLKKKFGTSDPRKI
- a CDS encoding IS3 family transposase, translating into MKMVGIVSSSYYREPSGGKKGNKPSKETFHKTKGFVLQDAVVVSIKEILKHEFIDCGYRLMTSYLTRDGYTINHKKLYRIMKEEGLLKLDNRIDRSGSGRKFVKFRKVQTSRPLECLEMDIKMVWIPSVGKNAYLLSVIDVHTRRIVKDYFSFTIKQNHVIALLSELFENYDYPQNVVIRSDNGSQFIAKKVREYLGLIGVQQEFTHVATPEENAHIEAYHGILKKEVFNRWDYQYFGEIEQILKRFVKFYNNRRLHGLLGRITPMEKWNADEHLIRMKKLTA